One genomic window of Quercus robur chromosome 6, dhQueRobu3.1, whole genome shotgun sequence includes the following:
- the LOC126688394 gene encoding O-fucosyltransferase 1: protein MRRLGHHRLQHPKQGGGGLKNMMGRLSIAVVVLLICTVSLLLSFSSTSTSTKADSRSAAYRSQINVEELWRSADFGGWRPSSAPRSDWPPPPAPSESNGYLRVRCNGGLNQQRSAICNAVLAARIMNATLVLPELDANSFWHDDSGFYGIYDVEHFISTLRFDVRIVERIPEIRKNGKTKKIKAFQIRPPRDAPISWYTTDALEKMKKHGAIYLTPFSHRLAEEIDNPEYQRLRCRVNYHALRFKPHIMKLSQSIVDKLRSQGHFMSIHLRFEMDMLAFAGCLDIFTPKEQEILKKYRKENFAPKVLNYGERRAIGKCPLTPEEVGLILRAMGFDNSTRIYLAAGELFGGDRFMKPFRTLFPHLENHSSVEHTDELVENTRGLLGSAVDYMVCLLSDIFMPTYDGPSNFANNLLGHRLYYGFRTTIRPDRKALAPIFIDWENGRRAGFDEAVRRVMLKTNFGGPHKRVPPESLYTNSWPECFCQTSPQNPADKCPPDDVLQILSDRLKSETTDDLKPLTPLNLTVSEAER, encoded by the exons ATGAGAAg GCTAGGGCATCATCGGCTGCAGCACCCGAAGCAAGGAGGAGGAGGATTGAAGAACATGATGGGGAGGTTATCCATCGCGGTGGTGGTTCTCTTGATCTGCACCGTTTCCTTGCTACTTTCATtttcctccacctccacctccaccaaaGCCGATTCTCGATCCGCTGCCTATCGCTCCCAG ATTAATGTAGAAGAACTTTGGAGAAGCgctgattttggtggttggagGCCATCTTCTGCTCCACGATCTGATTGGCCTC CTCCTCCAGCTCCAAGTGAGAGTAATGGCTATCTACGTGTGCGCTGTAATGGTGGTCTGAACCAGCAACGTAGTGCG ATTTGTAATGCGGTCCTTGCTGCACGAATCATGAATGCTACACTAGTGCTACCTGAGTTGGACGCAAACTCCTTTTGGCATGATGATAG TGGTTTCTATGGTATCTATGATGTTGAACATTTTATCAGTACATTGAGGTTTGATGTTCGGATTGTTGAACGTATACCAGAAATTCGCAAAAATGGGAAAACCAAGAAGATTAAAGCTTTTCAG ATTCGTCCCCCTAGAGATGCTCCTATCAGTTGGTATACTACAGATGCTctagagaagatgaagaaacaTGGTGCTATTTATCTTACCCCCTTTTCTCACCGTTTGGCAGAAGAAATTGACAACCCTGAGTACCAAAGATTGAGGTGCAGAGTTAACTATCATGCTCTAAGATTTAAGCCACATATTATGAAGCTAAGTCAATCAATAGTTGATAAGCTCCGGTCACAAGGTCACTTCATGTCTATACATCTTCGTTTCGAGATGGATATGCTGGCATTTGCTGG GTGCTTGGATATATTTACCCCTAAAGAGCAAGAGATATTAAAGAAGTATCGAAAGGAAAATTTTGCTCCAAAAGTACTCAATTACGGTGAAAGGAGGGCCATTGGAAAATGCCCATTAACTCCAGAAGAG GTTGGGCTTATTCTACGTGCTATGGGGTTTGACAATTCTACTCGAATATACCTGGCAGCAGGGGAACTTTTTGGTGGGGATCGATTCATGAAACCATTTCGGACGCTTTTTCCTCACCTTGAGAACCATAGCTCTGTGGAACATACAGATGAGCTTGTTGAGAACACCAGGGGGCTGTTAGGGTCTGCTGTTGATTACATGGTTTGTCTCCTGTCTGACATTTTCATGCCAACATATGATGGTCCAAGCAACTTTGCAAACAATCTCCTCGGACACCGCCTCTACTATGGCTTCCGGACTACAATCAGACCTGACAGGAAAGCTCTTGCTCCTATCTTCATTGATTGGGAGAATGGGCGGAGAGCAGGTTTTGATGAAGCTGTTAGGCGTGTCATGCTCAAAACAAACTTTGGTGGACCCCACAAGCGGGTCCCACCAGAGTCTCTCTATACAAATTCTTGGCCTGAATGTTTCTGTCAAACTTCACCACAGAATCCTGCAGACAAATGTCCCCCAGATGATGTTCTGCAAATTCTAAGTGACCGGTTGAAGAGTGAAACAACCGATGACTTGAAACCATTGACCCCATTAAACTTGACAGTATCTGAGGCAGAAAGATAA
- the LOC126690067 gene encoding uncharacterized protein LOC126690067 — protein MHEMMLRILTEEAAKGNKPSSTFKAGSFALVAKKITAQFGVECHPSYVDNRMRTLRTIWSTIQTLRKKSGFGWDDNLKMITCDVKIYQEEVMAHRKHADYLNKKIDMYDELAIVVGKDTATGGFSKSYVDIENESDNGDSAEFVADNVEEGVVEKGKNAVESSTTGSGISKSRKRGHTPSNADDSVLTDLSDQLKEIAVALKEINRDPVDYTALYNEVMAMMADRYSEDMLATAFDHLCENEKTARGFLAKNARLRKLWLDGFLFALI, from the exons ATGCATGAAATGATGCTTAGGATACTTACAGAGGAGGCTGCAAAGGGCAATAAGCCCTCTAGTACTTTCAAGGCCGGCTCCTTTGCTCTTGTAGCGAAGAAGATAACGGCCCAATTCGGGGTTGAGTGCCACCCGTCCTATGTTGACAACCGGATGCGAACTCTAAGGACCATATGGTCCACTATTCAGACTCTTAGAAAGAAAAGTGGATTTGGTTGGGACGATAATCTGAAAATGATAACTTGCGACGTTAAAATATACCAAGAAGAAGTTATG GCGCATCGAAAGCATGCGGActatctaaacaaaaaaattgacatgtatGATGAATTAGCGATTGTTGTGGGGAAGGACACAGCCACGGGTGGCTTTTCTAAGTCCTATGTGGATATTGAGAATGAGTCAGATAATGGGGACAGTGCGGAGTTTGTTGCAGACAATGTGGAGGAAGGTGTGGTTGAGAAAGGGAAGAATGCAGTCGAGTCATCCACCACTGGGTCGGGAATTTCCAAGTCCCGCAAAAGAGGGCATACACCTTCTAATGCTGATGATAGTGTGCTAACTGATCTATCTGATCAGCTAAAGGAAATAGCTGTGGCTCTGAAAGAAATCAATCGGGACCCGGTGGATTACACAGCTTTGTACAATGAGGTAATGGCTATGATGGCGGATAGATATAGTGAAGATATGCTGGCAACTGCCTTTGACCATCTTTGTGAAAATGAGAAGACAGCTCGTGGATTTCTAGCCAAGAATGCTAGGTTGAGGAAGCTGTGGTTAGATGGTTTTTTGTTCGCACtaatttga